From Tachypleus tridentatus isolate NWPU-2018 chromosome 8, ASM421037v1, whole genome shotgun sequence, a single genomic window includes:
- the LOC143224176 gene encoding GTP-binding protein Di-Ras2-like — MGETSSYQVRLVVLGGSGVGKSSVLKRFLFNTYCEKHSPTVEDMHYREFDLGTLTLKVDFLDTAGDMQFPAMRRLSIANAQAFLLVYSIDSKASFETLKKCFEEIREQRTDFQEVPIVVVGNKMDVSSDRRELLKEDVAEWVFCELPRLRVKVVECSAKESMNIKELFRSFLILAKIPLPSDSSSLYRRSSAHASSGKARGTEDGSQKSEPRSRSLIRRVSKKVSRKRECANSDNETNDCILS; from the coding sequence ATGGGAGAGACTTCATCTTATCAGGTACGGCTGGTGGTTCTTGGAGGGTCAGGAGTAGGAAAATCATCTGTTCTTAAAAGGTTCTTGTTCAATACCTATTGTGAGAAGCACAGTCCTACTGTGGAGGACATGCACTATCGAGAGTTCGATCTAGGTACCCTGACTCTGAAAGTGGACTTCCTGGATACTGCTGGAGACATGCAGTTTCCAGCCATGCGACGATTATCTATAGCCAACGCTCAGGCCTTCCTTCTTGTGTACAGCATAGATAGTAAGGCGTCCTTTGAAACATTAAAGAAGTGCTTTGAAGAAATTCGTGAACAGCGCACTGACTTCCAAGAAGTTCCCATTGTTGTTGTTGGGAACAAAATGGACGTATCTAGCGACCGTCGGGAACTACTGAAGGAAGATGTGGCTGAGTGGGTTTTTTGTGAACTTCCTCGACTTCGAGTTAAAGTCGTGGAATGTTCAGCAAAAGAGAGCATGAACATCAAAGAGCTCTTTCGCTCTTTCCTCATTCTTGCTAAAATTCCACTTCCGTCAGATTCATCGAGCTTGTACCGTCGCTCAAGTGCACATGCATCAAGTGGAAAAGCTAGAGGCACGGAAGATGGGTCTCAAAAAAGTGAACCACGCAGTCGCAGTCTGATCCGTCGTGTCAGCAAGAAAGTATCGAGAAAACGAGAGTGTGCTAACAGTGACAATGAAACAAACGACTGTATTCTCTCATGA